From the Gordonia bronchialis DSM 43247 genome, one window contains:
- a CDS encoding EamA family transporter codes for MSSRDRVLGLTVVLLWGFNFIAIRLGLNHFPPFFFAALRFAVMAVPVMLFVRFPRVRIRWFLLYAIGFGTLQFAFLFLAMELGMPTGLASLVLQTSAPFTVLLGVLFLRERMTPLQVLGIVAAVGGMTLIAVDRATHSGLGAGALLPIGLTVLGGLAWAFGNIGGRLAQPDDALRMTLWLSVVPPIPLYLLSLAVEGPSAGIASLTSLGTHSGVPALCGLTYVVLLGTIAGAGIWTSLMARHPASRVAPLSLLVPIVGISASWALLGETPTVVELVGAVIVIGGCAAGVLATPRSRPHIPPATGSDDAGSAGGRDRVLLAR; via the coding sequence ATGTCCTCCCGCGATCGCGTCCTCGGCCTGACCGTCGTCTTGCTGTGGGGTTTCAACTTCATCGCAATCCGGCTGGGACTCAACCACTTTCCACCGTTCTTCTTCGCCGCGCTCCGATTCGCGGTGATGGCGGTCCCGGTGATGCTGTTCGTCAGATTCCCGCGCGTCCGCATCCGCTGGTTCCTGCTGTACGCCATCGGCTTCGGGACGCTGCAATTCGCGTTCCTGTTCCTCGCGATGGAACTCGGCATGCCCACCGGACTCGCCTCCCTGGTCCTGCAGACCTCCGCGCCGTTCACCGTGCTGCTCGGTGTGCTGTTCCTGCGGGAGCGGATGACGCCGCTGCAGGTACTCGGGATCGTCGCCGCGGTCGGCGGCATGACGCTCATCGCCGTTGATCGCGCGACACACAGCGGCCTGGGCGCCGGCGCGCTGCTCCCCATCGGCCTGACCGTGCTCGGCGGACTGGCCTGGGCGTTCGGCAACATCGGTGGCCGGCTGGCCCAGCCCGACGATGCCCTGCGCATGACCCTGTGGCTCTCAGTGGTCCCCCCGATCCCGCTGTACCTGCTCAGCCTCGCCGTCGAGGGGCCGTCGGCCGGCATCGCCTCGTTGACCTCGCTGGGCACCCACAGCGGCGTGCCGGCGCTGTGCGGACTGACCTACGTGGTCCTGCTCGGCACCATCGCCGGTGCCGGTATCTGGACGTCACTGATGGCACGCCACCCGGCCAGCCGTGTGGCGCCGCTGTCGCTACTGGTGCCGATCGTCGGGATCAGCGCGTCGTGGGCGCTGCTCGGGGAAACCCCGACCGTCGTCGAACTCGTCGGTGCCGTCATCGTGATCGGTGGCTGCGCGGCCGGTGTGCTCGCCACGCCGCGCTCGCGACCGCACATCCCACCGGCCACGGGGAGCGACGACGCGGGGTCAGCTGGTGGCCGCGATCGAGTCCTGCTCGCCCGCTGA
- a CDS encoding alpha/beta hydrolase produces MSRATSLKLPLSARPQRALVRVLGKAQPFITPLFRRRTRVNADGERLAPEMAVVGWSAANIPGMGLGTTDVLGSRRDIDISATTMAENLPAFAVEEDLTFDGPGGPLAATRYRATESSSGLLIYFHGGGFVLGSRISHDGVARRLALGAGVDVLAVDYRLAPENPFPAAVDDALATWRFAVRSAPQWGLAPERIVVAGDSAGGNLAAVLAQQVRGEQVVPCRQVLLYPMTDASSRHPSRDEFAQGLFLTEERIRFFTDNYTPDESVRTDPRVSPLLADDLSGLPPAHVLVAGFDPLRDEGLAYAQRLADAGVAVTVQRESSMLHAFANMTVFSADARAALDRVCAAVRDGLAEAPRRPVSAGEQDSIAATS; encoded by the coding sequence GTGAGTCGGGCCACATCACTGAAGCTACCGTTGTCCGCGCGCCCCCAGCGGGCTCTGGTGAGAGTCCTCGGGAAAGCGCAGCCATTCATCACGCCGTTGTTCCGGCGCCGAACCCGCGTGAACGCCGACGGCGAGCGTCTGGCACCCGAGATGGCGGTGGTGGGTTGGTCGGCGGCGAACATCCCGGGCATGGGCCTCGGCACCACCGACGTGCTCGGCTCCCGGCGCGACATCGACATCTCGGCGACGACCATGGCCGAGAACCTCCCCGCCTTCGCCGTCGAGGAGGATCTCACCTTCGACGGGCCGGGCGGTCCGCTGGCCGCCACCCGGTATCGCGCCACCGAATCATCGTCGGGTCTGCTGATCTATTTCCACGGCGGGGGCTTTGTGCTCGGCAGCCGGATCAGTCATGACGGTGTCGCGCGGCGCCTCGCACTCGGGGCGGGCGTGGACGTGCTGGCCGTCGACTATCGGCTGGCCCCGGAGAATCCGTTTCCCGCCGCCGTCGACGACGCACTCGCGACGTGGCGTTTTGCCGTGCGATCCGCCCCGCAGTGGGGTCTGGCGCCCGAACGGATCGTCGTGGCCGGTGACAGCGCCGGGGGCAATCTGGCCGCGGTGCTCGCCCAGCAGGTCCGTGGCGAGCAGGTGGTGCCGTGCCGGCAGGTGCTGCTCTATCCGATGACCGATGCGAGTTCGCGGCACCCGTCACGGGACGAGTTCGCGCAGGGACTGTTCCTCACCGAGGAGCGCATCAGGTTCTTCACCGACAACTACACACCCGACGAATCCGTCCGGACCGACCCGCGAGTGTCGCCGTTGCTGGCCGACGATCTGTCCGGACTGCCGCCGGCTCATGTGCTGGTGGCCGGCTTCGATCCGCTGCGCGACGAGGGGCTCGCCTACGCGCAGCGGCTCGCCGATGCCGGCGTGGCCGTGACGGTCCAGCGGGAGAGCTCGATGCTGCACGCCTTCGCCAACATGACGGTGTTCAGTGCAGATGCGCGGGCGGCCCTGGACCGCGTGTGCGCGGCGGTGCGCGACGGGCTCGCCGAGGCGCCCCGGCGCCCGGTCTCAGCGGGCGAGCAGGACTCGATCGCGGCCACCAGCTGA